The proteins below are encoded in one region of Equus przewalskii isolate Varuska chromosome 1, EquPr2, whole genome shotgun sequence:
- the LOC103562233 gene encoding olfactory receptor 11G2-like, with amino-acid sequence MPSRLMNVSSRETTSSISHFILMGFPSSPEIQFLYFGLFSGAYILTLLGNAAIICAVCWDWRLHTPMYIFLGNFSLLEICYVTTTIPNMLANFLSTSKSISFVSCFTQFYFFFCFGYDEGFFLCIMAFDRYLAICRPLHYPHIMSKQLYTGLVIFGWSCGFILFLTPVVLISQLPYCGPNIINHFVCDPVPLMMLSCSADIITQLTYSTFNAVFMIGTLLFILCSYALVILAVLRMPSEAGKCKAFSTCASHLAVVTLFYGSILVMYVSPGSGHPMKTQKFITLFYSVITPLCNPLIYSLRNKEMKAALRKMFRTEQGVHKI; translated from the coding sequence ATGCCTTCCCGACTAATGAATGTGTCCAGCAGAGAAACCACCAGCTCTATCAGCCACTTCATCCTCATGGGCTTTCCCTCAAGCCCAGAAATTCAGTTCCTCTACTTTGGGCTCTTCTCAGGAGCCTATATCTTGACCCTGTTGGGGAATGCAGCCATCATCTGTGCTGTGTGTTGGGACTGGCGTCTTCACACTCCCATGTACATCTTCTTGGGGAATTTCTCTCTCTTGGAAATATGTTATGTTACTACAACCATCCCTAACATGTTGGCTAACTTCCTGTCCACTAGCAAGTCCATCTCCTTTGTGAGTTGTTTTACACAGTTCtacttcttcttctgttttgggTATGATGAAGGCTTCTTCCTTTGCATCATGGCCTTTGACAGGTACCTTGCCATCTGCCGTCCTCTACATTACCCACACATTATGTCTAAGCAGCTATACACTGGTCTTGTCATCTTCGGATGGTCATGTGGGTTCATCCTCTTCCTAACCCCAGTTGTTCTCATTTCACAGCTGCCCTATTGTGGTCCAAATATCATCAATCATTTTGTGTGTGATCCTGTCCCATTGATGATGCTGTCCTGTTCTGCAGACATCATCACTCAGCTCACTTACTCTACTTTCAATGCTGTTTTCATGATTGGAacccttctctttatcctttgctCCTATGCTCTGGTGATTCTGGCTGTGCTCCGGATGCCCTCAGAGGCTGGCAAATGCAAGGCTTTCTCAACTTGTGCTTCTCATCTGGCAGTTGTCACCTTGTTTTATGGCTCCATTTTGGTGATGTATGTTAGTCCTGGATCAGGACATCCAATGAAAACTCAGAAATTCATTACCTTGTTTTATTCTGTGATAACACCTCTATGCAATCCTCTAATATATAGCCTCAGGAACAAGGAAATGAAGGCTGCTCTGAGGAAAATGTTCAGGACTGAACAAGGTgtccataaaatataa